Genomic window (Thermodesulfobacteriota bacterium):
CCGGACCCATCAACCTGATATGGCGACATGTAAAACCAAAAAAGGATAAAACCAAAACCAACGAAATAGATGAGCACAGCACCACATCTCCATAGAAATTATATAAATCAGGTGTAAAACAGAGGCATTTAGCCCAGTTGAAAAGTTAGCTCTAGCTGAACCCTGAGACGGGGAATAAAAAAAGTAATAGCGAAAACACGAAATTTATTTTTTCGTGTTTTCGTTTTTTCGTGATAAAAAAGGGTTTAATATTAGCATGGTAAAATCATATGAAATAGCCGTTATTCCCGGGGATGGTACGGGGCCCGAGGTAGTTCGGGAAGGAATTAAAGTCCTGGATACAGTTGCCGTAAAATGTGGGTTTAATTTAAATTATAATTATTTTAATTTAGGTGGCGATCATTATAAGGAGACTGGCGAGATCCTACCGGATGATCTTCTTAAATCACTGGCGTCACATCACGCCATATATCTGGGAGCGATAGGACACCCTGATGTAAAGCCGGGGATTCTGGAAAAAGGAATTTTGCTGAAAATCAGATTTTTTCTTGAACAGTATATAAATCTTAGACCGGTCAAGCTTTATGAAGGAGTTGATACACCGCTAAAGGATAAAGGCCCGGAGGAAATAGACTTTGTTGTTGTTCGAGAAAACACCGAAGGCCTTTACGCAGGCGCAGGTGGATGCTTAAAAAGAGGAACTGATGATGAAGTCGCTGTGCAGGAATCGATAAACACAAGGAAAGGTGTGGAGCGGTGTATCAGATATGCTTTTGAATATTGCAGAAAACGAAATAAAGACAAAAAGCTCACTCTTTGTGGGAAAACAAATGTGCTGACATATGCGTTTGATTTATGGGAACGGGTATTTAATGAAGTTGCCAAAGAGTATTCGGATATTAAGGCGGATTATGCCCATGTTGATGCAATATGCATGTGGATGGTAAAGAATCCGGAGTGGTTTGATGTGATCGTGACCGACAATATGTTTGGGGACATTATAACGGATCTGGCGGCAATGATACAGGGGGGTATGGGGATTGCTGCCGGTGCAAACATTAACCCTGAAGGGGTATCAATGTTTGAACCAATTGGGGGGTCGGCTCCAAAGTATACAGGAAAAAACGTGATTAATCCAATTGCTGCCATATCAGCAGGCCAGATTATGCTTGAAACAATGAATGAAACCAAAGCTGCTTATATGGTAGAAGACGGTGTAAAAAAGGTATTGCGTGATGACTTAAAAAGTGTGTCAGCAGGCAGGATGGGATATACTACACAGGAAGTGGGTGACCTTATCGCAGGGTATATTGACCAAAAATTTTAAGGGATGATGAATGGCGATGTGGGAAAAAAAATTTAACATAGCTGTGGCAGGAGCAACAGGTGCGGTGGGAAATCAAATGATATCGTGCCTAGAAGAGAGGAATTTTCCGGTAAAATCAATTAAACTATTGGCTTCATCAAGATCGGTCGGTCGCAAGTTACGTTTCAGAGGAGATCGATGGGCGGTTGAAGAATTAACCAAAGAATCTTTTAGAGGGATGGATATTGCACTTTTTTCCGCCGGTGGAACTGCAAGCCAAACATTTGCTCCAGTTGCGGCAAAGGATGGGTGCATTGTCGTTGATAACTCGAGTACATGGCGAATGGACCCTGAAGTTCCTCTGGTTGTACCGGAAGTAAATCCTCAGGCAATCGCCGGTTATACAAAAAAAGGGATTATCGCCAACCCGAACTGTTCAACCATACAAATGGTGTTACCGTTAAATCCCATACACAAAAAATACCAAATAAAAAGGATAGTGGTTTCAACCTATCAGGCTGTATCCGGAACCGGTAAGAAGGCCATAGATGAGCTTTTTGACCAGACCAGATCGATGATAAATTTTATGGATTACGACAAGAAGGTGTATCCGCATAGAATTGCGTTTAATTGTATTCCCCATATAGACGTTTTTTTGGATAATGGTTACAC
Coding sequences:
- a CDS encoding aspartate-semialdehyde dehydrogenase, which codes for MAMWEKKFNIAVAGATGAVGNQMISCLEERNFPVKSIKLLASSRSVGRKLRFRGDRWAVEELTKESFRGMDIALFSAGGTASQTFAPVAAKDGCIVVDNSSTWRMDPEVPLVVPEVNPQAIAGYTKKGIIANPNCSTIQMVLPLNPIHKKYQIKRIVVSTYQAVSGTGKKAIDELFDQTRSMINFMDYDKKVYPHRIAFNCIPHIDVFLDNGYTKEEIKMVNETRKILADDNIGITATTVRVPVYFGHSESVNVETEKEISANEVRSLLENEPGLKVLDQPEENIYPLAIDAAGQDLTLVGRIRDDKSVQNGINIWIVADNIRKGAATNAVQIAEILAKDYLSGV
- a CDS encoding 3-isopropylmalate dehydrogenase is translated as MVKSYEIAVIPGDGTGPEVVREGIKVLDTVAVKCGFNLNYNYFNLGGDHYKETGEILPDDLLKSLASHHAIYLGAIGHPDVKPGILEKGILLKIRFFLEQYINLRPVKLYEGVDTPLKDKGPEEIDFVVVRENTEGLYAGAGGCLKRGTDDEVAVQESINTRKGVERCIRYAFEYCRKRNKDKKLTLCGKTNVLTYAFDLWERVFNEVAKEYSDIKADYAHVDAICMWMVKNPEWFDVIVTDNMFGDIITDLAAMIQGGMGIAAGANINPEGVSMFEPIGGSAPKYTGKNVINPIAAISAGQIMLETMNETKAAYMVEDGVKKVLRDDLKSVSAGRMGYTTQEVGDLIAGYIDQKF